GGGTCACTAGTAGAGCGCTGCAACCACAAGCCTAGGCCATCCTGtgatccttcctcctcccctcacatACTGAGCCTCgctcccttccttccacccctccGTCCTGGACATAATCAATTTTCCCACCCGATTATTCTCAGTCTGTGAGGATAGAGGCCAGGGAGAAAGGTAAAGAGTGTGTGGTTTAATAATTCTCAAATTTGAAACTCTCCTACCCTGCCCCTTCCTTTCCAGGACAACTTCTGTTCTCCACTTTCCATCCTTGTTAGACAATAAAAATTAGAGCGTAGCTTATGTGTCTATCCCTGAGCGAGAAGTACGCAGTCTGCAAAAGCACCAAACAGAGAGTCTGGCACATGAGACGCCTTTCAGATGTTCAATCTCTCTTCCTTTCAAGAGTTTATGATCCGCCTTAAAAACAACTTGGAGTTCAAAGAAAGGAGCTGAAATTCTAGTTTTGCGTTATAGGTACTGTGTACTGTGGGCGATGCTTCgcatgcctgagtggcttggAAGAAAGGCGTAAGAATGTACTTGAAGGGACCTAACCCACTCCGGCATATGTGATTAGACAAGCAGTAAGTGGCTATAGAACAGGAGTCTTCCTGGTGCCCACACCACAGGCTCAACCTATCACACCACAGTGTTTTTATCATCTCTGTCGGTGTTGCTCTCTGGTCGAGGAAAACCTGAGACGACTCGAGATTCCATTGGACATGCTGACTAttgcccagtttttaaaaatttgtgatcTCTGAACCAGAAAGTGTAATCCTTGTCTGTAGAGGTGGTGCAGTAACCCTGGTAACAGCAACGCACACATGTAAACAGGCTAAAGGGTTACGAGGGCAGATGGTCAGGCGGGTAGATGACTGGTCAGTTGCAGGGAGAGGGTGTAACTCCCCCAAATTGTGTTCTAGGACGTCTGCTCACGCTCTGAACCAAGCCTGGAAAATTCTGAGCTAGATTATATTGCTTGAATGTGTGTGCCTGTCCCCTGGCAGACTGCCCCCCTGTGATTAAGGTGCTTGCCCAAATGAAGCATGCTCCCAACTGGGACACTGCCAGGAGAAACGAGAAACAGGGATAGAGTTCTTATGGTCACCGGCAAAATCTGGGTCATTTCTAAcatggagagaagacagagaatccTACTCAATCCGTCCGTACAGCTGATCCTGGGCGACATGTCTCTGCATCCCGAGACGGGAGAGGCCAGAGGAACCAGGGAGAGAGGTGGCCAGGGAGGCGCACACAGGTCCTACTCACCTGCACATGCTGCTCTTTGATGCAGACCAACACGGTATAGACACCAGGCTCCTTGGGGGTGTAGGAGATGTAGTACGACCCATCCTTGTTATCTTGTACCAGCGTTCTGACCGGACTGAATATAGACGGGGTTCAAAAAACCACTCGCTCTCACAGGCCGGCTGCAGCTGCCCACCACTCTAGGATGCAAACTCTACACCATTCAACCCATTATTAATTTGAAGTGTCCCCCAAGCAGAGCGCTTCTTCCACTGGTTTCGGAAATTAATTTTACAATGTAGGGAAGTGACATAAATGCTGATTTTAATCTGTTGTACAGATGAATTGctttgaaaaatgctgctgtTCTCTTTGATGGGCTTCTGTTgtaccctccctctctcctccctcctctcattCCAGACACATCTAAATATACTCCCGGCACAACACAAAAACCATTCCATCTAACGTGGAGTGTTGTTTCAGACAATCTGATGGGGGGAGCAGACCTCTGGGAGCGAATGGGGTGGTGGCATAAGACCCGCACAAGGAAAACACCTCTGCTCCGACTGGCCATATCACCTTTTTTAATAGCATCTGGAGGGCAGAAGAGGGGGTGGGTAGGACGTAACTACTGCAGGTGCACCTCCACTACCGCGAAGGGCCTCGAGTGTCCAGTTTCATCATCGCTTATCACCCTTGACACCTGACTGTGTAGTACACACCTGTCTTTCTTATCTTTAGGGACTACTGCGACTTGCACGCTGTCTcctcccctgcccatgctctctcctGCCGAGTCCTTACAAAGCAGGGTGAAAGAGGCTGTCTGTTTCTCCCGGGCTCGGTGGAGATCTGCGGAAGATAAACACCCACTCCTCACCTCAAAGGCCAGCCGCATCCCCAGAACGGACACCCACCATCTTGCTacttctctttaaaacaaaagcccATGCTTCCTGTTTACTGTAATCGCCctgctccctttctcttctcttcccgcTCTGTCCCCCAGAGCATACCCCTTGGGAGTCCCTCCTGGCAAGCCTGGTGCCTCTCAGCCAGGTGCTGTTCTTGGATCGCACAGGATCATGAGCCTTAACTGCAGCTCCCAAGGGAGCTTTGAAAATACTCCGGATAGACCTACGTGTTCAGAGTAGAAAACCTCCAGACCCCATGAGGGAAGCTCGTAACCCCCAAAGCTTCCCTCTCTGAGCTGCAGATCATGCTGTAGTAGGCAAGGGGGTACAGCTGATCAGCGTGGACTCCAGCACCTGTGCCAAGCTGCTGGGGGAACATTTGATAGGTACAGCCTCTGGTCCAGCAGATGCAAAGGGCCTTCTTGACTTGGGGCTCATGGACTGCCCTGTGGTCTCTGGAAGTCTTATGGGGAGTCTGAGAATCTCCTGAAGTGATGTGCCCAAATTAGTGGATGTTACTTGGAGAGAGATCATTCTCAAAGAGATCCATGACCTCCAAACAATGAGAAATTCCTATGCCAGAGTCAGGCTGTGTCTATGGTACAGTCTTCCCATCGGGACTGACCTCTCACATACATATGGTTGAATAACTGCCTCCCTTAGGAATAGAAGGGTCAAAGGAAACTGTTTCCCCCCAATAAACGAAATGCCTACCATCAACTTTTAAATGCCAGGATGTGGCTTCCAAAAACCAAGGACACAGAAGTACGCTCTAACCCTGTCTTCCTCACTCCTCTGAAACTCTTTGGAACTTGACCCAAGCATTCTGGgtcctgctctcctgctctccagGATTTCACCCCGGCCTCTCCTGTTATCATCTTTGGGCACTGTCTCTGCTCTATCATCTGATCGAAAGAGCATGCTCCTTGAGGTCCTTGCTAGTTACGACTTTGATCAACTGGAAAAGGGTCAGGCCTCACCCCCGTATGGAATACTAACTGGACCCTGccaagaacaaaacagaaagcaagggCAAGGGAGGGGTCACTGTCCTTTAGATCAGTATGGCTCTCTCCCTTGGTAAACTGGTCGGCAGGGAACTCTTTCTAGCTTAATGAAGGCCCCGGCTGAAAATGCCACACGTCTTTAAACAGCATGTCCCCGGCCACTGCCCTCTCCAGGCCAGTGGGAAATGCCTTCCTACCTTCTCCTTGAAGGACGCACTTGGCCGGATCGACCTCTTTGGTGTTGATGGCCCCATAAACTTCATAGCCGTGGCAGCGGCCTGCTTTCTGCTGAGGAGAGAAGCATATCTTATCGTTTACTCCAGGATGGGTGCTATATTCGACTTTGTTCAGCTTTGTGAGCCGTTCTACTACCACCCCCTTGGTGATGAGGATCTCCAAGTCTGAGCCGCTGGTCAGCAGGTGCTCCGTGAACTCCACGCCAGTCCGCATGTCTGCCAGCAGCTGCTCTAGCTGCGCCTTCTGCAGCTGCAAGGAGTTCTCCTTCTGGACCCGGATGTCTTCCAGCTGCTTCAGCAGCTTGTCCCGATGCTCCTCGATGGCCTTGATGTAGCCCTCGGAGAACGTTCGCACGTCGGCCGCCACAGCCTCCACTCGCTTCTGGAGGGCAGTGTTCGTCCCTCTGATCTGCGCTAGGGCCTCCTCCAGCGCCTCCACGTGCGGCTGCGTGCCCCTGAGGAGCTCCCGCACGGAGTCCCCGTGCTTGTGGATGACATTGCTCGTGAAGTCATAGGGATGCCCCCGGTGCTCCCCCACCACGCAGTCCCGGCACACAGGCCGGTCACAGAGCTCACAGAACAGCCTCAGCTCCTCGGCCGGGTGTGCGGGACACAGAATGGGCTTCCCGAGCCTGCTGTAGCCTTTCAAGTCCTTTAGGTCCACCATCGTATGGTAAGTCGTTTTCTTCTGCCGCCTACAGGCAAACAGAGTCAGGAGCAGGAAATTAGGGGCACGATTCAGTGGGGGAACAGTGCAGCCGTCTTCAGAGCATGGGCTCTGAAGCCAAACCAGTCTTGGATTTAATCCCTTGCTCTGAcccagttcctcatctgtaagggggacaggggcagagtAACACCTACTCCCTACTCAGAAGGGCTACCACATCGAATAAAATGATAGTAGACTAGGGCTCCCTGGCCTGGGATGCGACTCTGCCAAAGGTGGCAATGCTAAGGCTACGCCCTGGAACTTTCTCTCAAGAGTTAGTTTGGCAAGTTGAGACAAGAGCCACGGCCTACTCCTTCAGCAAGCTAGAAGTGAGagcacggcggggggggggggggaccccagTCACCAAGAGACAGAAATTATGCCACATGGCACAGCAATAAACCCCCTGCAATTAAAAAGTGTCTAGGTGGCTCCCACAGAAAGGCTCCTTCAACTTTCACTTGAGATTTTGGTAAAGCATTTCCTTGGACCAGCGCCTGCATCACCCAAAGCAGCAAGCTAGAACTTGCCCCAGGAGTCATCAGCATTATTTGCAAGAGTGAAATCAGTGGCTGGTAGAGCCATGGCTCCCTTTTCTGTAGCCCTCTAGAGACTCAAGGAAATCCCCCAGGAAACACAGGGACTATGGAGAGATCCCCCCGTTAGCATGGTATCAACTTGGAGCTTGCACGCCTATTCTGGCACCAGAAGAGTGGCTGTAGAGAAAACAGGGTCAGCTGTCTAGCTGGCAGAATGACAGTGGTAAttacaagttaaaaataggaagacTGAAGACTACTAACGTGTTCTGTTGGTGAGACCAGAAAACAAATGGAAGGCAgaattttaagaactattttaagCTAATCCTAAAACCTTGGCTATTTTATATTCTGATGTCCTAGAATGGGGGAGGAGCTTGAGAAAGGACCAAGAGTGATTCATGTGACCGACTATTCACCGAATGCCATAAAAGACATAAATCTGCACCCCAACAAGCACCGATGGGCCAACTTCACCAAGCTCCAGAGTCACCACTCTAGGGTGCAAGGCAAAGGCTGCGGTGCCCCCTGCCCCTAATACCACTTTATACTGGGAGGCAGCATGGATTAGTAGAAAGCACAGAATAAGGTCAGAAGAACTGGATTTAAACTTGGGTTCTGTTATATGCGACCTACCCGCTGTGGGACCTCGGCAAATCACGTATTGCTGAGCTTCGGTTTCCTCAAATAACAAATGGGAGCGAAAACAGGGCCTGCTTTTCTATAAGAGTTGCAAGGCAACAAATGAGATCAAGGCCAGGGGCTAcgctattattttcattcttctctgtttATCCAGCACCCACTACAATTATTCACTACACAAATGACTGATGATCCAAGGAAACTGTGAATGTGCTTTGCAAACTGAAAAGAACTATGCAAGCCTTTGCTTCTATTATTACTAGGGGTGTTAGGTAAGGCTGCAGGAGTTACCTGCCATTCTCAAGTACTTCTCAGAGCCTTCACTGCTCTTTGGCCTGACATGGCATTCGAGAGGGCTTTCCTTCCCATCTGCTCACCAAGGGATTTCTGGCTCAACACCTCTTTGTATTCTGCTTTGAAGCTACACCAGGTGGGGTGTCCCGTCTTTACCTATGAGCCTGGCAGCAGAAGTGGCAGAGATTGGCTTTGCAGGTCTGACACCTCTTCTCCACTTTCCTGTCGCTGCACAGGTCACACACCAGGCCCTGACCTTCCCCACGAAGGCTCTCCAGCATCACATCATTCATGGCCAGGTGATCTATGGTTAAAGCCTTCACTCCACCCATGGGCAGGTCCACCTGAGCGTCACATACCGGACAGAGGATGCCGATCTGGGGctgcagactgggtggcttgagTTCCTGGAATATTGACCCCTCAGAGCTTGTGTCAGAGTCTCCCCCTCTGATGTCCACCACTGAGAAGGGTTCCAGCTGCTCCAGACACGTGGTGCACACTGTGTGCAAACAAGGCAAGAGCCTGGGGGCTTTGAAAAGCCCCATGCACAAAGGGCAGTGAGTCTTGCCTGAGTTCCCGGGTGCGGTCCCACCGGGGGGTTTGCCCACGAAGCCCAGCTGCGGCTTCCTGTTTTCTGACATATTCCCCACGCTCGCGCCCAGTATCAGGAAAGGCGCTGGGCAGCCCTATAAGGGAGCAGCAGGTGCTCGAGCGCGCCCACAGACGAGGCTCCCAGAATGCGAGCAGAGACCATGGGGGCTCGCGCTCCGGCAATGCAAAGGGCAAAACGGTAGGAGATCCGTCGGAGGACCCACCCGCGGCTGTCCCGAGGAGGGCCGCCGCCTCTCCACCGCATCCCGTACCAGGCGCGCGCACGCCCTCCggcacccccgccccggcctcctccccggAAGCGCTCGCAGGTCTAAGCCCCGAGCCGGTCCCGCCGCCAAccccgggccccccgcgcccGACGCGCgaccagccccccgcccccgctccctcCCTCGACCCGGCCCTCCGCGGGCGGCCCACGGCGGCAAGCGCAGCTCctcggcgccgccgccgcccctgcccCCGGGCCCCTCCCGCGCCCACCCCAGCCGGGCCCCGCTCGGGCGAGTCCAATCACCGTCCGGCGGGGGCGGCCCTCGCCGCTGGGGGCCCCGCCTCCCGCCAGAGTGACAGCAGCGGCCTCCAATAACGTCTGGAAGTCCCACATCTTCGGTCCACTCCGacggcgaggggcggggccaagccaggggccgcgggccgcgggccgggggccggggggcggaaGAGAGAGGGGCCGGGGGCGAGCGGCATAGTACAGCCAGCGTCACCCTTTTACGGGGACTGTCTATCGCTGTGGCGACCGGAGAAGCCAGGGGACCCCTTAAAAAGCCGCGCTGATAGGCCATGGGGACGACCTCCTTAGCGCCCTCGGATTGGGCCCACGGACCCAGACTGGGCCCTCCCATTGGCGGGGCGCGCTGTCAGTCGGCCCCGAGCTCAGCGCACTGCTTGCTGGGAGTTGTAGGACGAGGCGCCTTGCGGGCGGCGGAGGCCTCGCTGGCGCCGACGGTCGGGCCTGCTCTGCGGGAGTGAGCCCGCTGGTCCCCTCCGGGCCTCCCCGGCTTAGTTTAGTTCAGGAATCCCTCGGGCCTCGCGTGCCGGCCCCGGAAGCTCCGTTTCCCGGGGCTAGAGCCCCCGAAGCCCTGGTGAGCGTTGAGCCGAGGGCGAGGGCGGGCCTGtgctgggggaggcgggggccgggcccgggAGCCGTTGTTTCCCTCCGGGGCCGCGGCGGAGGCTTCGGGGCGGCTCCCCCAGAACCCGACGGCTGTGTGTGCCCGACGCGGGGCCCGTGGgtccgggcggggccggggccggggccggggccgccgcgGGAGAGCCGGGGATGTCCGATGGCGACCGCTTTGTGGGCTCACGGGCGCGTCAGGCGGCGGCCGgtggccctgggccctgccccgaGTCTCCTCGCCGGAGCCTCCTGATGGGGCCTGGGGGCTCTGCCACGCCTGCGGTCGGGGGCCTGGAGCTCCACGGCGTCCAGCACCGGGAACACCGAGCGCCCTCCCCTCCGAGCTACTGTTCCTTCCTATCTCTGAGGCCTGATTATCTGTCTCCCTGCCGGTTTGGTTCATTCGCCTCCCCTGCTCCATCTGGACCCCTGGGCAGCTGCCTCATTGACGTCTGCATTACTCATCTCATGCCCCAGGCACGGTGCCTGCAGCCTAAGCTTACAAAAGTAGGGAAATCTGAAGCACACAACacgaaataaaataaaacttgactCCAAAATGCGAAGACtgtaaacatttttagaaaggaaCTGTTGCCCATTTCCAAAATATAACATGTCAACGAGTCCAATGCcgctttaacatttttttttaaagatttatttatttatgagagagagggagagagagaacatacacgGACTAGCAAtcagggagaggaggcaggagggagagagaatcgtcaagcagactcctcactgaggacTGAGCCCAACAGGAGTCttcatcccgggaccctgagatcactgaccccagccgaagtcaagagttggccacccaactgactgatcccaggacccggagatcgcTGACCCCagccgaagtcaagagttggccacccaactgagtgatcccaggacccggagatcgcTGACCCCGgccgaagtcaagagttggccacCCAACTgcatgatcccaagaccctgagatcgcTGACCCCagccgaagtcaagagttggccacccaactgcatgatcccaggacccggagatcgctgaccccagctgaagtcaagagttggccacccaactgcatgatcccaggacccggagatcgctgaccccagctgaagtcaagagttggccacccaactgcatgatcccaggacccggagatcgctgaccccagctgaagtcaagagttggccacCCAACTgcatgatcccaagaccctgagatcgcTGACCccagccaaagtcaagagttggccacccaactgactgatcccaggaccccgagatcgcTGACCCCagccgaagtcaagagttggccacccaactgactgatcccaggaccccgagattgctgaccccagctgaagtcaagagttggccacccaactgactgatcccaggaccccgagatcgcTGACCCCagccgaagtcaagagttggccacccaactgactgatcccaagaccctgagatcgcTGACCCCagccgaagtcaagagttggccacCCAACTgcatgatcccaagaccccgagatcgcTGACCCCACCCGAAGTCAAGAGTTGCCACCCAACTGaatgatcccacaaccctgagatcatggaccccagccaaagtcaagagttgggcACCAAACTGATCCTAGGACCTCGAGAACACTGACCTCAGCCCAAGTCAGGAGTTGGctgccccactgactgagccccccaggaaccCCCAAGTGCCActttcatataaaaattacatgtgatttccaaaaaaataaatatgcctaCAAGGTCCTAAAATAGTCCTTACCTAGATTTCTTCAGCTTCTCCTTGTCCTCACCTACTCTGACTCAGAAATCTGCTTTCGACTCTGGTGTGCTGGAGTAAGTCACAAAAGCCATGCAGACTTGTGTTTGCTATATATTTTTGGTCTGAACTTTACCTGATGCTTGGTGATGCTCTGCTTCATCTCTTATTCATGCTCTATCACATTTCCGATGGTAGGTGTTCCAAGCTTCTCTTGTTTAAGAACTGCTTTATAATTTACACGTGCATATTTCATGTAATCATTTAACAACTCTGTGAGGAAACAGTCTCAGGTCTGGTGGCCACGCCAGGGCAACACATCTGAGACTTGAACTCCTGTGCTAGATGCCATGTTTAAGATTCACCTCTAACTTCCCTTTCCTTTCGTAGCTTCTTAGGCATCTAATCCCTTATATACTGAGCAGGTAACTGCCTTTAATTGagtgagaaaaagcaaagaaaagcaacACTATCCAGAGAACTCTTTTACTTTCTACTTAAAAATCTATGATTTGttagtgtgcctgggtggctcagtctgttaggtgcCTGTCcgactcttcattttgttttttttaaagattttatttatttattcatgagagacagagaaagagagagagagagagagagagagagaggcagagacacaggcagagggagaagcaggctccatgcaggcagcccgacgcaggactcaatcctggatctccaggatcaggccctgggcggaaggtagtgctaaaccgctgagccacccgggctgcccctccacTCTCGATTTTGAcgcaggtcgtgatttcagggttgtgagatcaaaccccatgttgggctctccctctgccctccttcccgccaaaattaaaaaatctgttttgtcaCACTTCCTCTTATGCACATCCTGACTGCCTCTCTTCTGT
This genomic stretch from Canis lupus dingo isolate Sandy chromosome 17, ASM325472v2, whole genome shotgun sequence harbors:
- the TRIM45 gene encoding tripartite motif-containing protein 45 isoform X2, giving the protein MSENRKPQLGFVGKPPGGTAPGNSGKTHCPLCMGLFKAPRLLPCLHTVCTTCLEQLEPFSVVDIRGGDSDTSSEGSIFQELKPPSLQPQIGILCPVCDAQVDLPMGGVKALTIDHLAMNDVMLESLRGEGQGLVCDLCSDRKVEKRCQTCKANLCHFCCQAHRRQKKTTYHTMVDLKDLKGYSRLGKPILCPAHPAEELRLFCELCDRPVCRDCVVGEHRGHPYDFTSNVIHKHGDSVRELLRGTQPHVEALEEALAQIRGTNTALQKRVEAVAADVRTFSEGYIKAIEEHRDKLLKQLEDIRVQKENSLQLQKAQLEQLLADMRTGVEFTEHLLTSGSDLEILITKGVVVERLTKLNKVEYSTHPGVNDKICFSPQQKAGRCHGYEVYGAINTKEVDPAKCVLQGEDLHRAREKQTASFTLLCKDSAGESMGRGGDSVQVAVVPKDKKDSPVRTLVQDNKDGSYYISYTPKEPGVYTVLVCIKEQHVQGSPFTVTVRKRHRPHPGVFHCCTFCSSGGQKTARCACGGTMPGGYLGCGHGHKGHPGRPHWSCCGKVTEKSECTWTGGQSAPRSLLRTVAL
- the TRIM45 gene encoding tripartite motif-containing protein 45 isoform X3; this encodes MPLAPGPSLFRPPAPGPRPAAPGLAPPLAVGVDRRCGTSRRYWRPLLSLWREAGPPAARAAPAGRNSSHPVCSPRSASSVRRQKKTTYHTMVDLKDLKGYSRLGKPILCPAHPAEELRLFCELCDRPVCRDCVVGEHRGHPYDFTSNVIHKHGDSVRELLRGTQPHVEALEEALAQIRGTNTALQKRVEAVAADVRTFSEGYIKAIEEHRDKLLKQLEDIRVQKENSLQLQKAQLEQLLADMRTGVEFTEHLLTSGSDLEILITKGVVVERLTKLNKVEYSTHPGVNDKICFSPQQKAGRCHGYEVYGAINTKEVDPAKCVLQGEDLHRAREKQTASFTLLCKDSAGESMGRGGDSVQVAVVPKDKKDSPVRTLVQDNKDGSYYISYTPKEPGVYTVLVCIKEQHVQGRLFFALVLNTEGLTVHRDREEKASPTPRCVSLLHVLLQRRPENCSLCLWRHHARWVPRLWPRTQRPPGSPALVVLWEGHGEVGMHVDRWAERTKESAQDCGPLTPSWTGGQPARAAARATSWYRRTPDLD
- the TRIM45 gene encoding tripartite motif-containing protein 45 isoform X1, whose translation is MSENRKPQLGFVGKPPGGTAPGNSGKTHCPLCMGLFKAPRLLPCLHTVCTTCLEQLEPFSVVDIRGGDSDTSSEGSIFQELKPPSLQPQIGILCPVCDAQVDLPMGGVKALTIDHLAMNDVMLESLRGEGQGLVCDLCSDRKVEKRCQTCKANLCHFCCQAHRRQKKTTYHTMVDLKDLKGYSRLGKPILCPAHPAEELRLFCELCDRPVCRDCVVGEHRGHPYDFTSNVIHKHGDSVRELLRGTQPHVEALEEALAQIRGTNTALQKRVEAVAADVRTFSEGYIKAIEEHRDKLLKQLEDIRVQKENSLQLQKAQLEQLLADMRTGVEFTEHLLTSGSDLEILITKGVVVERLTKLNKVEYSTHPGVNDKICFSPQQKAGRCHGYEVYGAINTKEVDPAKCVLQGEDLHRAREKQTASFTLLCKDSAGESMGRGGDSVQVAVVPKDKKDSPVRTLVQDNKDGSYYISYTPKEPGVYTVLVCIKEQHVQGRLFFALVLNTEGLTVHRDREEKASPTPRCVSLLHVLLQRRPENCSLCLWRHHARWVPRLWPRTQRPPGSPALVVLWEGHGEVGMHVDRWAERTKESAQDCGPLTPSWTGGQPARAAARATSWYRRTPDLD